From Gemmatimonadales bacterium:
GTTCGAGGTGCGGGCACCGCGCACCCTCGCGCCGGGCGAGTACGACATCCACGCGGTCGCCACGTCCGCCGGCCGGCGCGACGACCGGGCAGCCGGGCTGGTTGATTTCCCCCACGTCCGCCCGGTCGCTTACGTCACGGGCGCCACGGTGCGCGTCGCGGCGGCCAGCCTCGCGCTGCCCAACCTCCGTAGCGTGGGCTACGTGCGCGGCGCCTCGGACGTCGTTCCCGAGCTGCTGACCTCGGTCGGCGTGCCGGTCACGGTGCTCGACCCTTCTGACCTTGAACGCAGCGACCTTTCCACCTACGAAGTGATCGTGATCGGGAGCCGCGCGTACGAGACCGACTCGGGTCTGGTCGCGAACAATGGCCGGCTGCTCGATTACGTCCGCGCCGGCGGCCGGCTGATCGTACTGTACCAGCAGTACCAGTTCGTGCGAGGGAACTTCGCGCCCTTCCCGCTGCGCATCGCCGCCCCGCACGACCGCGTTACCGACGAGACGTCGCCGGTGCGGGAGATCGAGCCCGGGAGCCCGCTCTTCCACGCGCCTAACGAGATCGGCGACGCCGACTGGCAGGGCTGGGTGCAGGAGCGCGGCCTCTATTTCGCGCACGACTGGGACCCCGCGTATCGCCCGCTGCTCGAGATGGGCGACCCGGCGACACCGGCCGCGAGCACGAGTGGTCCGACCGATTGGGAGTCGCTGGTGCATACGTTTTTGGCCGCGGGCAACGCGCCCGTCGGTGGGCCGGGCGGCGGAGCGCGGGAGTGGTTGCAGGGCGGACTGCTCGTGGCACGCCTGGGACGCGGCCTTTACGTGTACACCGGGATCAGCTTCTTCCGGCAACTGCCCGCGGGCGTGCCGGGGGCGTACCGGCTGTTCGCCAATCTGCTGGGACTGAGGCTGACGAATGTTCCGTGAGTCGTCAGTCGGCGGCGCGGTGCGGGCAGTAGTCGGCAGACGCGCAGACGCGCAGTGGTGGGCAGCCATAAGTCTCGCAGTGATCCTCGGCGGCTGCTCCGACGGCCGCACGCCGCTGGTCATCTACTCGCCGCATGGGAACTACCTGCTCGACATGTTCGAGCAGCGGTTTGAGGCGGCGCACCCGGACGTGGACGTGCGTTGGCTCGACATGGGCTCGCAGGAAGTGCTCGAACGCCTTCGCGCCGAGCGGGCCAATCCGCAGGCCGACGTCTGGTTCGGGGGCCCGGCCCAGATCTTCGCGCGGGGCGCGCGGGACTCGCTGCTGGAGCGGTACCGCCCGTCGTGGGCGGACGCCGTTCCGCCAGAGGATCGGGGGCCGGGTGACCTCTACTTCGCCGTGTACCGGACGCCGGCGGTGATCGTGTACGCGTCCCAGGCGCTTCGTCCGGAGGAGGCGCCGCAGGACTGGGACGACCTTCTCGATCCCAAGTGGCGAGGCAGGATACTCATCCGGGATCCGCTCGCCAGCGGGACGATGCGTGCGGTTTGGGGGATGATGGTCGAGCGGGGGCTGCGTTCGGGCGCGGACACCGCGGCGGCATTCGGCTGGCTGCGCCGCCTTGACGGGCAGACCAAGGAGTACGTGCTGAACTCGACGATCCTCAACCAGAAGATCGTTCGGCAGGAGGGCGTCATCACGATCTGGGACCTGCCGGACGTCCTGCTCAACCAGCGGGACGGCCTCCAGCTCGGATACGTCTTCCCGCGGAGCGGGGCGCCGGTGATCCCCGACGCCATCGGCGTCGTGCGGAACGCGCGACACCGGGAACTGGCGCGGCAATTCGTCGATTACATCGGGAGCGTCGAAGCGCAGCTGCTCGCGACCCGCGAAGTCTATCGTTTGCCGGCCCGGACCGATCTCCCGGAGGACTCGTTGCCGGCGTGGGCTCGCGAGGTGCGCCGGTCGATGGTGGTGGCCGACGTGGACTGGAACCAGCTGGAGCAGCACGGCGCGGAGTGGATGACGTATTGGGATCGGCAGGTGCGGGGGACGGGGAGAAACAGGTGATGGAGGTGATGGAGGTGATAGAGGTGATGAGGGGATGAAGGGAAGCGGCGGCAAATACCTTCAGCTCGAGGGGCTGACGAAGAGCTACGTCGGCCGCCGTGCGGTCGAAGCGCTCACGCTCGACGTGGCGCGCGGAGAGATCCTCGCCCTGCTGGGGCCGTCGGGCAGCGGCAAGACCACGACGCTGCGATTGCTCGCCGGCTTCGAGTCGCCGGACGCCGGGCGAGTGATGGTCGATGGCGAGGACGTGACGGCGCTGCCTCCGGCATCGCGCCGGTTCGGGATGGTCTTCCAGCACTACGCTCTCTTCCCGCACCTCGACGTGGGCGAGAACGTCGGGTTCGGGCTCGCGCTCAAGGGCGTGGCCGCGACGAGGCGGGTGGCGGACGTGCTCGCCATGGTGGACTTGGCCGGCTACGAGCGGCGGCGCGTGACGGAGCTGTCGGGCGGGCAGCAGCAGCGGGTCGCGCTCGCCCGTTCGCTCGCGCCGGAGCCGCGCGTGCTGCTGCTCGACGAGCCGCTCTCGAACCTCGATCCGGCGTTGCGGGAGCGGACCCGCCGGGAGCTGCGTGAGGCGATCGAGCGCGTGGGTATCACGACGGTCTTCGTCACCCACGAGCAGGAGGAGGCGTTCGACCTCGGTGACCGCGTCGCGGTGCTGAGCGCGGGGCGCCTCGAACAGGTCGGCACTCCCGACGAGCTGTACGACCGCCCCGCGAGCGCGTTCGTCGCGACGTTCGTGGGCCGGGCTAACGAGCTGCCGGGACCACTCGTGGGCGGCAAGGACGGCACGCGGGCGATCGTGCGGCCGGAGGCGATGCGCTTCGCCACGAGGGGCGACGGCGCGCTTACGGGCGTCGTCACGTTGAGACGATTCGCCAGCGGGTACGCCTACTTCACCGTTCGGGCCGAGGACGGCACGGCGTTCGAGATCTTCGCGCCTCACGACTCCGCGAGAGTCGGGGACCAGGTCCACGTGGCGGTGGAGCGGGTGCTCTTCTGGAAGGAACCCGGGGAGGGGCCGACGGACGGGCGGACCGAGACTTGAGGCGGCCGCGGCGGTTCTCTGGGTGGCTCCTCACGCTGCTGTTGGCCTGGGTCGTGGTCTACCCCCTTCTCATCGTGGGTGCGGAAGCGGCGCGAGCCGACCTCGGGGCGTTCCTCCGCGAGCGCACGGTGTGGTCGGCGCTGTGGGCGAGCCTCTGGATCTCCGCGGTGAGCGTCGGGCTCGCGGCTGCCATCGGCGTGCCACTGGCGTTCGTCTTCGAGCGCTACGATTTCCCCGGCCGCCGCGTCCTCGGCTCGCTGGTCGCGCTGCCGGCCGTGATGCCGCCGCTGGTCGGCGTCATCGCGTTCCTCTTCCTCTACGGGGAGAGCGGCTTCGTGGCGCGCGCGGTACGCGCGGTGACCGGCACCGAGTCGCCGTGGCGGCTCCAGGGGCCCGCCGCGATCCTCCTCGTTCACGCGTACTCGATGTACGTGTACTTCTACCTCTTCACGCGCGCCGGTCTCGCCAAGCTCGATGCCTCGATGCTCGAAGCGGCGGCGTCCCTCGGCGCCGGCGGCTGGACCACCTTCCGCCGAGTCACGGTCCCGTTGCTGCGCCCGTCGCTCGCGGGCGCCGCGCTGCTCACCTTCATGACCGCGCTCGCGTCGTTCAGCGCGCCGTACGTCTTCGGCGGCGGGTTCCGCGTCATGACCACGCAGATCGTGGCGACCAAGCTCAACGGCGACCTGCCGATGGCGATGCTGGAGACGGCGGCGCTGACCGTCCTCGCGCTGCTCGGCTTCGCGCTGATCCAGCGGACCGAGGGGAGCCGGCTGGTGGTGTCGGTCGGGAAGGGGACTCCGCCCGCGTTGCGCGTCATCGAGAACCCGGCGGCCCGCCGGCTGGCCGCCCTCGCGGGGTGGCTGCTCGCGATCGTGCTGTTGCTGCCCCACGCGACGCTCGTCCTCGTCTCCCTCGTGCCGCTCAACACCTGGACGACGGAAGCGCTGCCGCCGAGCCTCACGCTGGCGAATTACGCCGCGGTATTCAGTGAAACGGAGAAACTGCGGCCGCTGGTGAACTCGCTCTGGATGGCCGCGGTGGCTACGGCCGCGGCGCTTGGCGTGGCGGTGTGGGCGGGACAGCTCGTGGTGCGCCGGCGCGTCCGGCTTGGCCACGCCATCGAGACCCTGCTCGCCCTGCCGTGGGCTGTCCCGGGCACCGTGCTCGCCATCGGCCTCTCCACGCTCTTCAGCGTGGAGAGCCCATGGACCGGCCGTTGGGTACTGGTCGGCACGCTGGCGATCCTGCCGCTCGCCTACTTCGTTCGAAACCTGCCGCTGGCCGGGCGCGCGGTGCTGGCCGGTTTCCGTCAGCTCGATCCCGCCCTCGACGAGGCGGCGCAGTCGCTCGGCGCGGGGCGTTGGAAGAGGCTGTGGCGAGTGACGCTGCCGCTGCTCAAGCCCGCCCTGGCCGCGGGCGGCGCGCTGGCGTTCGTCACCGCGCTCGGCGACTTCGTCGTTTCGATACTGCTCTACACCTACGAGACCCGCCCGATCTCGTGGGAGATCCTCGCGAGCCTGCGGATCAACAACCTCGGTGTCGCCGCGGCGTTCGGCGTCATCCTGATGGTGGTGAGCGCGGCGGCGCTCGGCGTCGGCGCCAGGGCGGGCCGGTGAGGAAGAGTCTGTGGGTGCTGATGGCCGCTGCGTTCGTGGACATGCTGGGTTTCGCGATGGTCTTTCCCCAGCTGCCGTACTACGCCACCAGGCTGGGCGCGCAGCTCTGGCTCATCGGCCCGCTGGTGGCCTCGTTCTCCGTCGCGCAGCTGGCCAGCTCGCCGCTGTGGGGGCGCTTCTCGGACCGCTTCGGCCGCCGGCCGGTGCTGCTCATCGGCCTCTCGGCGTCGGCGATCGCCTTCGTGGTCTTCGGTTTCGCGACTAGCGTCTGGATGCTGTTCCTGTCGCGCCTCGTGCAGGGCGCGGGCGGCGGTACTACCGGGGTCATCCAGGCCTACGTCTCCGAGGTCACCGACCCCTCCCAGCGGGCGCGAGGCCTGGGTTGGATCTCGGCCGCGACGAGCACCGGCGTCAGCATCGGCGGCGCCATCGGCTCGCTCGCCTTCACCCTGTGGGGCCCCGCGGGCCCCGGCATCCTGGCCGCCTCGCTCTGCGTGCTCAACGTGGCGTTCGCCTGGCGCTACCTTCCCGAGTCGCGCCCCGATCACGCGCACCAGGCGCCCAAGCGCTCCATCCGGGCGGCGGTCTGGCACGTGATCAGTCACCCGGCGGCGCCGGCGCCGCGGCTGATCTGGATCTACGCGGTCGGGATGGGGGCGTTCACGGCGATGACCGCCGTCGTGGCGCTCTACCTCAAGTACCGCTTCGGTATCAACGAGCGCACTATCGGTCCGGTGTTCCTCTACATCGGCGCGCTGTCGGTGATCATGCGCGCGTTGGTCCTCGGGTGGCTGGTGGACCGGATCGGTGAAACGCGGGTGATGCGTCTCGGCGCACTGCTGCTGGTGGCGGGGCTGGCGCTCTACCCGTTACCGGCGACCCTCTGGACGGCGGCGATCGTCTTCGCACTCGTGCCGGTCGGAACCGCGTTGCTCTTCCCGTCGGTCACCGCGCTCGCCTCGCACCGCGCCGATCCCAAGGAGCTGGGCCAGACGATGGGCGTGCAGCAGTCCTTCGGGGGCATGGCGCGGGTAATTGCGCCGCTCTGGGCCACGGCGGCGTTCCAGTTCCTGGGGCCGGCCTCTCCGTTCTTCATCGCCGCGGGGATCATGGCGGTGGTGAGCCTGCTCGCGTACCAGGTGCCGCACGCGGCGACCCGCGCTGAGCCGGCGCCGGCTGACTGATCGGGGAACTGGGAAGTAAGGGGAGTG
This genomic window contains:
- a CDS encoding MFS transporter, which produces MRKSLWVLMAAAFVDMLGFAMVFPQLPYYATRLGAQLWLIGPLVASFSVAQLASSPLWGRFSDRFGRRPVLLIGLSASAIAFVVFGFATSVWMLFLSRLVQGAGGGTTGVIQAYVSEVTDPSQRARGLGWISAATSTGVSIGGAIGSLAFTLWGPAGPGILAASLCVLNVAFAWRYLPESRPDHAHQAPKRSIRAAVWHVISHPAAPAPRLIWIYAVGMGAFTAMTAVVALYLKYRFGINERTIGPVFLYIGALSVIMRALVLGWLVDRIGETRVMRLGALLLVAGLALYPLPATLWTAAIVFALVPVGTALLFPSVTALASHRADPKELGQTMGVQQSFGGMARVIAPLWATAAFQFLGPASPFFIAAGIMAVVSLLAYQVPHAATRAEPAPAD
- a CDS encoding iron ABC transporter permease, encoding MRRPRRFSGWLLTLLLAWVVVYPLLIVGAEAARADLGAFLRERTVWSALWASLWISAVSVGLAAAIGVPLAFVFERYDFPGRRVLGSLVALPAVMPPLVGVIAFLFLYGESGFVARAVRAVTGTESPWRLQGPAAILLVHAYSMYVYFYLFTRAGLAKLDASMLEAAASLGAGGWTTFRRVTVPLLRPSLAGAALLTFMTALASFSAPYVFGGGFRVMTTQIVATKLNGDLPMAMLETAALTVLALLGFALIQRTEGSRLVVSVGKGTPPALRVIENPAARRLAALAGWLLAIVLLLPHATLVLVSLVPLNTWTTEALPPSLTLANYAAVFSETEKLRPLVNSLWMAAVATAAALGVAVWAGQLVVRRRVRLGHAIETLLALPWAVPGTVLAIGLSTLFSVESPWTGRWVLVGTLAILPLAYFVRNLPLAGRAVLAGFRQLDPALDEAAQSLGAGRWKRLWRVTLPLLKPALAAGGALAFVTALGDFVVSILLYTYETRPISWEILASLRINNLGVAAAFGVILMVVSAAALGVGARAGR
- a CDS encoding extracellular solute-binding protein, with translation MFRESSVGGAVRAVVGRRADAQWWAAISLAVILGGCSDGRTPLVIYSPHGNYLLDMFEQRFEAAHPDVDVRWLDMGSQEVLERLRAERANPQADVWFGGPAQIFARGARDSLLERYRPSWADAVPPEDRGPGDLYFAVYRTPAVIVYASQALRPEEAPQDWDDLLDPKWRGRILIRDPLASGTMRAVWGMMVERGLRSGADTAAAFGWLRRLDGQTKEYVLNSTILNQKIVRQEGVITIWDLPDVLLNQRDGLQLGYVFPRSGAPVIPDAIGVVRNARHRELARQFVDYIGSVEAQLLATREVYRLPARTDLPEDSLPAWAREVRRSMVVADVDWNQLEQHGAEWMTYWDRQVRGTGRNR
- a CDS encoding ABC transporter ATP-binding protein, encoding MKGSGGKYLQLEGLTKSYVGRRAVEALTLDVARGEILALLGPSGSGKTTTLRLLAGFESPDAGRVMVDGEDVTALPPASRRFGMVFQHYALFPHLDVGENVGFGLALKGVAATRRVADVLAMVDLAGYERRRVTELSGGQQQRVALARSLAPEPRVLLLDEPLSNLDPALRERTRRELREAIERVGITTVFVTHEQEEAFDLGDRVAVLSAGRLEQVGTPDELYDRPASAFVATFVGRANELPGPLVGGKDGTRAIVRPEAMRFATRGDGALTGVVTLRRFASGYAYFTVRAEDGTAFEIFAPHDSARVGDQVHVAVERVLFWKEPGEGPTDGRTET